In Amycolatopsis coloradensis, one genomic interval encodes:
- a CDS encoding Ldh family oxidoreductase: MTVLMPYPELLSLVTRIFVDRGVPGDRAAIAATALCHGDLTGVTSHGLVNLTRLYLPLLDDGRADPAADMVIQTDLGACVLADARRTLGLWSASQAMELACARASRYGIGMVSLRGATHIGCAGHHAARAVTHGMIGLVASNCGGQRIAPPPGGAATMLGTNPLALACPAGDAHPFVLDMSTTVVPTGRVRAAAREGRAIPPGWLATDDGAPVTDAAAFDRGGAHLLWLGGDPETGAYKGFGLGLLVEVLGALVPGAALGALSADGNRDDDIGVLTLAIAPELLRGGFAADATALFAAVRGWPARDAAVPVVYPGWHEGERAARFRAHGVPVPDEVYAELHGVRERAAG; the protein is encoded by the coding sequence ATGACCGTGCTGATGCCCTATCCGGAGCTTCTCTCCCTGGTCACCAGGATCTTCGTGGACCGTGGCGTTCCCGGGGACCGGGCGGCGATCGCGGCCACGGCGTTGTGTCATGGTGACCTGACCGGGGTGACCTCACACGGACTGGTCAACCTGACGCGGCTGTACCTGCCACTGCTCGACGACGGACGCGCCGATCCGGCGGCGGATATGGTGATCCAGACCGATCTCGGCGCCTGCGTCCTCGCCGACGCCCGGCGCACACTGGGGTTGTGGTCGGCGTCGCAGGCCATGGAACTGGCGTGTGCCAGGGCGTCACGGTACGGCATCGGGATGGTGTCCCTGCGGGGCGCCACGCATATCGGCTGCGCCGGTCACCACGCCGCGCGCGCCGTCACCCACGGCATGATCGGCCTCGTCGCGTCGAACTGTGGCGGGCAGCGCATCGCCCCGCCCCCGGGCGGCGCGGCGACGATGCTCGGCACGAACCCGCTCGCGCTGGCCTGCCCCGCCGGTGACGCGCACCCGTTCGTCCTCGACATGAGCACCACCGTCGTGCCGACCGGGCGCGTGCGGGCCGCGGCGAGGGAAGGCCGGGCGATCCCACCGGGGTGGCTCGCCACCGACGACGGCGCACCGGTGACCGACGCCGCCGCGTTCGACCGAGGGGGCGCCCACCTGCTGTGGCTGGGCGGCGACCCCGAAACGGGCGCCTACAAGGGATTCGGGCTGGGCCTGCTCGTCGAAGTGCTCGGCGCGCTGGTCCCCGGCGCCGCGCTCGGCGCGCTGTCCGCCGACGGGAACCGTGACGACGACATCGGCGTTCTGACGCTGGCGATCGCACCGGAACTCCTGCGCGGCGGATTCGCCGCCGACGCGACCGCGCTCTTCGCCGCCGTGCGTGGCTGGCCCGCCCGCGACGCCGCAGTCCCGGTCGTCTATCCCGGCTGGCACGAGGGTGAACGCGCGGCCCGCTTCCGTGCGCACGGAGTGCCGGTGCCCGACGAGGTCTACGCGGAACTGCACGGGGTGCGGGAAAGAGCGGCCGGATGA